One Tolypothrix bouteillei VB521301 DNA window includes the following coding sequences:
- a CDS encoding GNAT family N-acetyltransferase, which produces MPFATSLKFIQKLFNLESVVRFSTLKMIESRNEVKIRLAQTEDKEAVLAFCQHTWEDREDYIHRVWDKWLADENGKIFVAVMDSQPVAMIRLVLMSEREAWWEGLGVDPRYRKRGLVKVLEASVERYLAEANVSISRSAVLASNALMNDIMVRRGRQKVGSYFGYVAPSINSSSSQLKKLEISDFDSLCKLITIYPHDQREVCLYINRGAKWQELTAQQLTQRLKSGQVWGLKQNHCCQSMAIQSYLEGSNKTLWIGFVTGDNESLPTLLHQLPQQAYYMGYQTVSGMFPQNSFILDSLARSGYQKVESEELWLYEW; this is translated from the coding sequence ATGCCATTTGCCACAAGCCTCAAGTTTATTCAAAAATTATTTAACCTAGAGTCAGTAGTAAGATTTTCTACTCTTAAGATGATTGAATCTAGAAATGAAGTGAAAATCCGCTTAGCCCAGACAGAAGATAAAGAAGCTGTACTCGCTTTTTGCCAACACACTTGGGAAGACAGGGAAGATTACATTCATCGGGTTTGGGATAAGTGGTTAGCAGATGAAAATGGTAAGATTTTTGTAGCTGTCATGGATAGTCAACCCGTGGCAATGATACGACTTGTCTTGATGTCGGAACGCGAGGCGTGGTGGGAAGGCTTGGGAGTAGATCCCCGGTATCGAAAACGCGGTTTGGTTAAGGTTTTAGAAGCATCGGTAGAAAGATATTTGGCTGAGGCAAATGTTAGTATCTCGCGCAGTGCCGTTCTTGCCAGTAACGCGCTTATGAACGACATTATGGTACGGCGGGGTCGTCAAAAAGTTGGTTCCTATTTTGGGTATGTAGCTCCTAGTATAAATTCTTCATCCAGTCAGTTAAAAAAGTTAGAAATTTCTGATTTTGATTCTCTCTGTAAATTAATAACCATTTACCCTCACGACCAGCGAGAAGTTTGTCTGTATATCAATCGTGGTGCCAAGTGGCAGGAACTGACAGCGCAACAATTAACACAACGTCTTAAATCCGGTCAAGTGTGGGGTTTAAAGCAGAACCATTGTTGCCAAAGTATGGCTATTCAAAGCTATCTCGAAGGTTCCAACAAAACCTTATGGATAGGTTTTGTTACAGGCGACAATGAAAGCTTACCGACTTTACTGCACCAGTTGCCCCAACAAGCATATTATATGGGTTACCAAACAGTTAGCGGAATGTTCCCTCAAAACTCCTTTATACTTGATTCACTTGCAAGATCTGGTTACCAAAAAGTTGAGTCTGAAGAGCTTTGGCTGTATGAATGGTAA
- a CDS encoding oxidoreductase, whose protein sequence is MNSDKNCVAPKVWLITGCSTGFGRALAEAVLKKGDYLLATARKPDQIRALIDQYPETAKAVHLDVTLSQDIQAGVDAAIATFGRIDVLVNNAGHGLIAALEEVSDVDIHQFFETNFFGALRLMRTVLPVMRQQGSGHIVNMSSTAGLVGFGGSSLYCGAKFALEGTSEALAKEVESFGVKVTLIEPGAFRTDFNGRSLAAAQQSIDAYATVSGASFQWFKQMDGKQPGNPAKAAQAIIQAVESPHPPMRLALGTDAMSLIQEKLEWIKTDLDAWQQVTVSTDYTDTSVLEREYGVE, encoded by the coding sequence ATGAACTCAGACAAAAATTGTGTTGCTCCTAAAGTTTGGTTAATTACAGGATGCTCAACAGGATTCGGACGTGCTCTAGCAGAAGCTGTGTTGAAGAAGGGCGATTATCTACTAGCTACTGCTCGCAAACCAGATCAAATTCGCGCTTTGATTGACCAGTATCCAGAGACCGCAAAGGCTGTACATCTGGATGTAACGTTATCTCAAGACATACAAGCAGGTGTTGATGCAGCAATCGCCACATTTGGTCGAATTGATGTGCTGGTCAACAATGCTGGACATGGGCTAATTGCCGCACTCGAAGAAGTCAGTGATGTTGATATTCACCAATTTTTTGAGACCAATTTCTTTGGAGCACTCCGCTTGATGCGAACTGTCTTACCTGTGATGCGTCAGCAAGGCAGTGGCCACATTGTGAATATGTCATCGACAGCAGGATTAGTGGGATTTGGTGGAAGCAGCCTTTACTGTGGTGCTAAATTTGCCTTGGAAGGTACGTCTGAAGCCCTGGCTAAGGAGGTTGAATCCTTTGGAGTTAAAGTTACTTTAATTGAACCTGGGGCATTTCGCACAGATTTCAACGGGCGTTCTCTGGCAGCTGCCCAACAATCCATTGATGCCTATGCGACCGTGAGCGGTGCTTCATTCCAATGGTTCAAACAGATGGATGGTAAGCAACCGGGTAATCCAGCGAAAGCGGCGCAAGCCATTATTCAAGCTGTGGAAAGTCCTCATCCACCGATGCGACTGGCATTAGGTACCGATGCCATGAGCCTGATTCAAGAAAAACTGGAATGGATCAAAACGGATTTGGATGCTTGGCAACAAGTAACTGTAAGTACGGATTATACAGATACGAGTGTTTTGGAGAGGGAGTATGGGGTTGAGTAG